Proteins encoded by one window of Musa acuminata AAA Group cultivar baxijiao chromosome BXJ2-9, Cavendish_Baxijiao_AAA, whole genome shotgun sequence:
- the LOC135622394 gene encoding uncharacterized protein LOC135622394 isoform X2: MIDFNSRSLSEYLCEISAGAGCGYLKGQRNDFGVEYGSDCSSSFRKEESSSGQGSYNTSVKPRERPMDKEIPKEAEIRWSSPSVIAKLMGLDEQPPVQVAHKRKKTINGYFQDIPSTGLQEKYLTREECLPWMSMAEHQEFKDVYEVIQRLKVERDRTKTDSSALPSFKQRKLNASKQWKSDVSFLGQNLLDAVHLPSDESLRISEKFTSELGNQDCTEHNFLNVFQEPDFLFRKYFHDSKRLAPSHLTSKKTIFKSSNGAKTESGEVYRSLKKKTDRFVHMQNGVFSSFRIPIAGKASRFLKVQNDSLSHKLARFASNNYQCIHPNHIVLLKHNIDKSRGSVHLRTPENFKFSHRRPSAQTGIREANIGRRDWLNFSHNSEAFHCKNKGSRELDREITELRESVSSSKMSIPVVEYNRFSREDSSCNISDMKSFCSPEGSSNHFNNWNSICFALAPSTEFIRSEARKNFSGNWKMAGNSKETVDCGKCSSVLAEMLALSDVVGQNSVSSSSKVHNVSVEKSTRPDMRASGGSPLSISNSDSWEDGFLTNLPNPASVPASSTTYGSQNLSSMNRFCDEHFCTPNDVLKLRPKKSDQRGSSSLVGFKSSNNQLYSNLSGKENNLSSQEIHLNQDRTRKGVLAKMAGEGNFKPLSIPNYMDVDMMMINNEELPQLSMASIAVKDPKVSNSNLLKETSFSHLQVDRERLTSVRITKALQPCAVSELELPLRVNGSGCSESLTGDLELHSKILTSKLGDQCAEASEVLTSSNDDDREVCEFFQQAGHLEEEFMDEEEREYTYLLDILIFSGVHSAKQDSLRYACYLPEYPVNPNLFEKLEKKYGKLVAWSRSERKLMFDLSNSIVAEILAPCMDLHPWVNSTGRIGPMWGSEGLVEKTWQMLVKKRIELGAGNAEKKVLDTKWFNLGGNIDEIGREIERTLKEELLEELVEEFIIG, from the exons GATGCGGTTATCTAAAGGGCCAAAGGAATGATTTTGGCGTAGAATATGGTTCTGATTGCAGCAGTAGCTTTCGAAAAGAAGAAAGTTCT TCAGGCCAAGGCTCATATAATACCAGTGTAAAACCAAGAGAGAGACCCATGGATAAAGAGATACCAAAAGAAGCAGAAATAAGGTGGTCGTCGCCTAGTGTAATTGCAAAATTAATGGGTCTTGACGAACAGCCACCTGTACAAGTAGCCCATAAACGAAAGAAGACAATAAATGGTTATTTTCAAGATATACCATCTACAGGCTTGCAAGAGAAGTACCTAACCAGGGAGGAATGTTTGCCTTGGATGAGCATGGCTGAGCACCAAGAATTTAAGGATGTCTATGAAGTCATTCAAAGACTGAAAGTTGAGAGGGACAGGACAAAAACAGATAGCAGTGCATTGCCAAGTTTTAAACAACGCAAGCTTAATGCAAGCAAACAATGGAAAAGTGATGTAAGCTTTCTTGGCCAAAATTTATTGGATGCAGTGCATCTTCCAAGTGATGAATCACTTCGAATTTCTGAAAAATTTACCAGTGAGTTGGGGAACCAAGACTGCACTGAGCATAATTTTCTAAATGTCTTCCAGGAACCCGATTTCTTGTTCAGAAAGTATTTCCATGATTCAAAGCGGCTTGCACCCTCTCATTTAACAAGCAagaaaacaattttcaaatcatcaaatggtGCTAAGACAGAAAGTGGTGAAGTATATCGTTCATTGAAGAAGAAGACGGACAGGTTTGTTCATATGCAAAATGGTGTCTTTAGCTCTTTTCGGATACCCATTGCTGGTAAGGCTAGTCGATTTCTCAAGGTTCAGAATGATTCTCTTTCACATAAGTTAGCACGGTTTGCCAGCAACAATTACCAGTGTATCCATCCTAATCATATTGTTCTTTTGAAGCATAACATTGATAAATCCCGTGGAAGTGTTCATTTAAGAACCCCTGAGAATTTTAAGTTTTCTCACAGAAGACCATCCGCTCAAACTGGGATTCGAGAGGCCAACATTGGAAGAAGGGATTGGCTGAACTTTTCCCATAACTCGGAAGCTTTTCATTGCAAGAATAAAGGTTCCAGAGAACTAGATAGAGAGATTACAGAACTGAGAGAGTCTGTAAGCAGCAGTAAGATGAGCATACCAGTTGTGGAGTATAACAGATTCTCCAGGGAAGACAGCTCTTGCAATATCTCTGACATGAAGAGTTTCTGCAGCCCTGAAGGATCATCCAACCATTTTAATAACTGGAATAGCATATGTTTTGCCTTAGCTCCTTCAACTGAATTTATAAGAAGTGAAGCTAGAAAAAACTTCTCTGGGAACTGGAAGATGGCTGGTAACTCTAAGGAGACAGTAGACTGTGGTAAATGCTCAAGTGTTTTGGCTGAAATGCTTGCTTTATCTGATGTGGTAGGACAAAATTCAGTGTCCAGTTCATCGAAGGTTCATAATGTTTCAGTTGAGAAATCAACTAGACCTGATATGCGAGCATCAGGGGGTTCTCCTTTGAGTATTAGCAATAGTGACAGTTGGGAAGATGGATTCTTAACAAATCTACCAAACCCTGCATCTGTTCCCGCTTCATCAACAACTTATGGAAGTCAAAATCTAAGTAGCATGAATCGATTTTGTGATGAACATTTTTGTACACCTAATGATGTGCTGAAATTGAGACCTAAAAAATCCGATCAGAGAGGAAGTTCTTCACTCGTTGGTTTTAAAAGCAGTAATAACCAGCTTTACTCTAATTTGAGCGGGAAGGAAAACAACCTGTCTTCACAGGAAATTCACTTGAACCAAGACAGGACAAGGAAAGGTGTGCTTGCAAAAATGGCTGGTGAAGGAAATTTTAAACCTCTTTCTATTCCCAATTATATGGATGTGGATATGATGATGATAAATAATGAGGAGCTACCTCAGTTGTCAATGGCCAGTATAGCTGTAAAGGATCCTAAAGTGTCCAACAGTAATCTGCTGAAG GAAACATCATTCAGTCATCTTCAGGTAGATCGTGAACGGCTCACTTCTGTAAGAATTACAAAGGCTTTGCAACCATGTGCTGTTTCTGAACTCGAGCTTCCATTGAGAGTAAATGGTTCAGGATGTTCTGAAAGCCTAACTGGAGATCTTG AGCTCCATTCAAAAATTTTAACCTCCAAGCTAGGAGATCAATGTGCTGAGGCATCAGAAGTTCTTACTTCAAGTAATGACGATGACAGAGAAGTGTGTGAATTCTTTCAACAGGCTGGTCATCTAGAAGAGGAATTTATGGATGAAGAGGAGAGGGAGTACACCTACCTACTCGACATACTTATCTTTTCTGGTGTTCACAGTGCCAAGCAAGACAGTCTTCGTTATGCATGTTACTTACCAGAATATCCAGTGAACCCAAACTTATTTGAAAAGCTCGAAAAGAAGTACGGTAAGCTGGTTGCATGGTCACGGTCGGAAAGGAAGTTGATGTTTGATCTGTCAAACTCAATCGTGGCTGAGATCCTTGCTCCATGTATGGATCTGCATCCATGGGTTAATTCTACAGGAAGGATCGGACCCATGTGGGGTTCTGAGGGGCTTGTTGAGAAAACTTGGCAGATGTTGGTGAAAAAACGTATCGAGCTTGGTGCAGGTAACGCAGAAAAGAAAGTTCTGGATACAAAATGGTTTAATTTAGGAGGCAACATCGATGAGATAGGAAGGGAGATTGAGAGGACTCTGAAGGAGGAACTCTTGGAAGAACTTGTTGAAGAGTTCATCATAGGTTAG
- the LOC135622394 gene encoding uncharacterized protein LOC135622394 isoform X3, producing MIDFNSRSLSEYLCEISAGCGYLKGQRNDFGVEYGSDCSSSFRKEESSSGQGSYNTSVKPRERPMDKEIPKEAEIRWSSPSVIAKLMGLDEQPPVQVAHKRKKTINGYFQDIPSTGLQEKYLTREECLPWMSMAEHQEFKDVYEVIQRLKVERDRTKTDSSALPSFKQRKLNASKQWKSDVSFLGQNLLDAVHLPSDESLRISEKFTSELGNQDCTEHNFLNVFQEPDFLFRKYFHDSKRLAPSHLTSKKTIFKSSNGAKTESGEVYRSLKKKTDRFVHMQNGVFSSFRIPIAGKASRFLKVQNDSLSHKLARFASNNYQCIHPNHIVLLKHNIDKSRGSVHLRTPENFKFSHRRPSAQTGIREANIGRRDWLNFSHNSEAFHCKNKGSRELDREITELRESVSSSKMSIPVVEYNRFSREDSSCNISDMKSFCSPEGSSNHFNNWNSICFALAPSTEFIRSEARKNFSGNWKMAGNSKETVDCGKCSSVLAEMLALSDVVGQNSVSSSSKVHNVSVEKSTRPDMRASGGSPLSISNSDSWEDGFLTNLPNPASVPASSTTYGSQNLSSMNRFCDEHFCTPNDVLKLRPKKSDQRGSSSLVGFKSSNNQLYSNLSGKENNLSSQEIHLNQDRTRKGVLAKMAGEGNFKPLSIPNYMDVDMMMINNEELPQLSMASIAVKDPKVSNSNLLKETSFSHLQVDRERLTSVRITKALQPCAVSELELPLRVNGSGCSESLTGDLELHSKILTSKLGDQCAEASEVLTSSNDDDREVCEFFQQAGHLEEEFMDEEEREYTYLLDILIFSGVHSAKQDSLRYACYLPEYPVNPNLFEKLEKKYGKLVAWSRSERKLMFDLSNSIVAEILAPCMDLHPWVNSTGRIGPMWGSEGLVEKTWQMLVKKRIELGAGNAEKKVLDTKWFNLGGNIDEIGREIERTLKEELLEELVEEFIIG from the exons GATGCGGTTATCTAAAGGGCCAAAGGAATGATTTTGGCGTAGAATATGGTTCTGATTGCAGCAGTAGCTTTCGAAAAGAAGAAAGTTCT TCAGGCCAAGGCTCATATAATACCAGTGTAAAACCAAGAGAGAGACCCATGGATAAAGAGATACCAAAAGAAGCAGAAATAAGGTGGTCGTCGCCTAGTGTAATTGCAAAATTAATGGGTCTTGACGAACAGCCACCTGTACAAGTAGCCCATAAACGAAAGAAGACAATAAATGGTTATTTTCAAGATATACCATCTACAGGCTTGCAAGAGAAGTACCTAACCAGGGAGGAATGTTTGCCTTGGATGAGCATGGCTGAGCACCAAGAATTTAAGGATGTCTATGAAGTCATTCAAAGACTGAAAGTTGAGAGGGACAGGACAAAAACAGATAGCAGTGCATTGCCAAGTTTTAAACAACGCAAGCTTAATGCAAGCAAACAATGGAAAAGTGATGTAAGCTTTCTTGGCCAAAATTTATTGGATGCAGTGCATCTTCCAAGTGATGAATCACTTCGAATTTCTGAAAAATTTACCAGTGAGTTGGGGAACCAAGACTGCACTGAGCATAATTTTCTAAATGTCTTCCAGGAACCCGATTTCTTGTTCAGAAAGTATTTCCATGATTCAAAGCGGCTTGCACCCTCTCATTTAACAAGCAagaaaacaattttcaaatcatcaaatggtGCTAAGACAGAAAGTGGTGAAGTATATCGTTCATTGAAGAAGAAGACGGACAGGTTTGTTCATATGCAAAATGGTGTCTTTAGCTCTTTTCGGATACCCATTGCTGGTAAGGCTAGTCGATTTCTCAAGGTTCAGAATGATTCTCTTTCACATAAGTTAGCACGGTTTGCCAGCAACAATTACCAGTGTATCCATCCTAATCATATTGTTCTTTTGAAGCATAACATTGATAAATCCCGTGGAAGTGTTCATTTAAGAACCCCTGAGAATTTTAAGTTTTCTCACAGAAGACCATCCGCTCAAACTGGGATTCGAGAGGCCAACATTGGAAGAAGGGATTGGCTGAACTTTTCCCATAACTCGGAAGCTTTTCATTGCAAGAATAAAGGTTCCAGAGAACTAGATAGAGAGATTACAGAACTGAGAGAGTCTGTAAGCAGCAGTAAGATGAGCATACCAGTTGTGGAGTATAACAGATTCTCCAGGGAAGACAGCTCTTGCAATATCTCTGACATGAAGAGTTTCTGCAGCCCTGAAGGATCATCCAACCATTTTAATAACTGGAATAGCATATGTTTTGCCTTAGCTCCTTCAACTGAATTTATAAGAAGTGAAGCTAGAAAAAACTTCTCTGGGAACTGGAAGATGGCTGGTAACTCTAAGGAGACAGTAGACTGTGGTAAATGCTCAAGTGTTTTGGCTGAAATGCTTGCTTTATCTGATGTGGTAGGACAAAATTCAGTGTCCAGTTCATCGAAGGTTCATAATGTTTCAGTTGAGAAATCAACTAGACCTGATATGCGAGCATCAGGGGGTTCTCCTTTGAGTATTAGCAATAGTGACAGTTGGGAAGATGGATTCTTAACAAATCTACCAAACCCTGCATCTGTTCCCGCTTCATCAACAACTTATGGAAGTCAAAATCTAAGTAGCATGAATCGATTTTGTGATGAACATTTTTGTACACCTAATGATGTGCTGAAATTGAGACCTAAAAAATCCGATCAGAGAGGAAGTTCTTCACTCGTTGGTTTTAAAAGCAGTAATAACCAGCTTTACTCTAATTTGAGCGGGAAGGAAAACAACCTGTCTTCACAGGAAATTCACTTGAACCAAGACAGGACAAGGAAAGGTGTGCTTGCAAAAATGGCTGGTGAAGGAAATTTTAAACCTCTTTCTATTCCCAATTATATGGATGTGGATATGATGATGATAAATAATGAGGAGCTACCTCAGTTGTCAATGGCCAGTATAGCTGTAAAGGATCCTAAAGTGTCCAACAGTAATCTGCTGAAG GAAACATCATTCAGTCATCTTCAGGTAGATCGTGAACGGCTCACTTCTGTAAGAATTACAAAGGCTTTGCAACCATGTGCTGTTTCTGAACTCGAGCTTCCATTGAGAGTAAATGGTTCAGGATGTTCTGAAAGCCTAACTGGAGATCTTG AGCTCCATTCAAAAATTTTAACCTCCAAGCTAGGAGATCAATGTGCTGAGGCATCAGAAGTTCTTACTTCAAGTAATGACGATGACAGAGAAGTGTGTGAATTCTTTCAACAGGCTGGTCATCTAGAAGAGGAATTTATGGATGAAGAGGAGAGGGAGTACACCTACCTACTCGACATACTTATCTTTTCTGGTGTTCACAGTGCCAAGCAAGACAGTCTTCGTTATGCATGTTACTTACCAGAATATCCAGTGAACCCAAACTTATTTGAAAAGCTCGAAAAGAAGTACGGTAAGCTGGTTGCATGGTCACGGTCGGAAAGGAAGTTGATGTTTGATCTGTCAAACTCAATCGTGGCTGAGATCCTTGCTCCATGTATGGATCTGCATCCATGGGTTAATTCTACAGGAAGGATCGGACCCATGTGGGGTTCTGAGGGGCTTGTTGAGAAAACTTGGCAGATGTTGGTGAAAAAACGTATCGAGCTTGGTGCAGGTAACGCAGAAAAGAAAGTTCTGGATACAAAATGGTTTAATTTAGGAGGCAACATCGATGAGATAGGAAGGGAGATTGAGAGGACTCTGAAGGAGGAACTCTTGGAAGAACTTGTTGAAGAGTTCATCATAGGTTAG
- the LOC135622394 gene encoding uncharacterized protein LOC135622394 isoform X4, producing MEVDWFRTQQGSGVRRGRRRKRAYRVGGGMLRTPGCGYLKGQRNDFGVEYGSDCSSSFRKEESSSGQGSYNTSVKPRERPMDKEIPKEAEIRWSSPSVIAKLMGLDEQPPVQVAHKRKKTINGYFQDIPSTGLQEKYLTREECLPWMSMAEHQEFKDVYEVIQRLKVERDRTKTDSSALPSFKQRKLNASKQWKSDEPDFLFRKYFHDSKRLAPSHLTSKKTIFKSSNGAKTESGEVYRSLKKKTDRFVHMQNGVFSSFRIPIAGKASRFLKVQNDSLSHKLARFASNNYQCIHPNHIVLLKHNIDKSRGSVHLRTPENFKFSHRRPSAQTGIREANIGRRDWLNFSHNSEAFHCKNKGSRELDREITELRESVSSSKMSIPVVEYNRFSREDSSCNISDMKSFCSPEGSSNHFNNWNSICFALAPSTEFIRSEARKNFSGNWKMAGNSKETVDCGKCSSVLAEMLALSDVVGQNSVSSSSKVHNVSVEKSTRPDMRASGGSPLSISNSDSWEDGFLTNLPNPASVPASSTTYGSQNLSSMNRFCDEHFCTPNDVLKLRPKKSDQRGSSSLVGFKSSNNQLYSNLSGKENNLSSQEIHLNQDRTRKGVLAKMAGEGNFKPLSIPNYMDVDMMMINNEELPQLSMASIAVKDPKVSNSNLLKETSFSHLQVDRERLTSVRITKALQPCAVSELELPLRVNGSGCSESLTGDLELHSKILTSKLGDQCAEASEVLTSSNDDDREVCEFFQQAGHLEEEFMDEEEREYTYLLDILIFSGVHSAKQDSLRYACYLPEYPVNPNLFEKLEKKYGKLVAWSRSERKLMFDLSNSIVAEILAPCMDLHPWVNSTGRIGPMWGSEGLVEKTWQMLVKKRIELGAGNAEKKVLDTKWFNLGGNIDEIGREIERTLKEELLEELVEEFIIG from the exons GATGCGGTTATCTAAAGGGCCAAAGGAATGATTTTGGCGTAGAATATGGTTCTGATTGCAGCAGTAGCTTTCGAAAAGAAGAAAGTTCT TCAGGCCAAGGCTCATATAATACCAGTGTAAAACCAAGAGAGAGACCCATGGATAAAGAGATACCAAAAGAAGCAGAAATAAGGTGGTCGTCGCCTAGTGTAATTGCAAAATTAATGGGTCTTGACGAACAGCCACCTGTACAAGTAGCCCATAAACGAAAGAAGACAATAAATGGTTATTTTCAAGATATACCATCTACAGGCTTGCAAGAGAAGTACCTAACCAGGGAGGAATGTTTGCCTTGGATGAGCATGGCTGAGCACCAAGAATTTAAGGATGTCTATGAAGTCATTCAAAGACTGAAAGTTGAGAGGGACAGGACAAAAACAGATAGCAGTGCATTGCCAAGTTTTAAACAACGCAAGCTTAATGCAAGCAAACAATGGAAAAGTGAT GAACCCGATTTCTTGTTCAGAAAGTATTTCCATGATTCAAAGCGGCTTGCACCCTCTCATTTAACAAGCAagaaaacaattttcaaatcatcaaatggtGCTAAGACAGAAAGTGGTGAAGTATATCGTTCATTGAAGAAGAAGACGGACAGGTTTGTTCATATGCAAAATGGTGTCTTTAGCTCTTTTCGGATACCCATTGCTGGTAAGGCTAGTCGATTTCTCAAGGTTCAGAATGATTCTCTTTCACATAAGTTAGCACGGTTTGCCAGCAACAATTACCAGTGTATCCATCCTAATCATATTGTTCTTTTGAAGCATAACATTGATAAATCCCGTGGAAGTGTTCATTTAAGAACCCCTGAGAATTTTAAGTTTTCTCACAGAAGACCATCCGCTCAAACTGGGATTCGAGAGGCCAACATTGGAAGAAGGGATTGGCTGAACTTTTCCCATAACTCGGAAGCTTTTCATTGCAAGAATAAAGGTTCCAGAGAACTAGATAGAGAGATTACAGAACTGAGAGAGTCTGTAAGCAGCAGTAAGATGAGCATACCAGTTGTGGAGTATAACAGATTCTCCAGGGAAGACAGCTCTTGCAATATCTCTGACATGAAGAGTTTCTGCAGCCCTGAAGGATCATCCAACCATTTTAATAACTGGAATAGCATATGTTTTGCCTTAGCTCCTTCAACTGAATTTATAAGAAGTGAAGCTAGAAAAAACTTCTCTGGGAACTGGAAGATGGCTGGTAACTCTAAGGAGACAGTAGACTGTGGTAAATGCTCAAGTGTTTTGGCTGAAATGCTTGCTTTATCTGATGTGGTAGGACAAAATTCAGTGTCCAGTTCATCGAAGGTTCATAATGTTTCAGTTGAGAAATCAACTAGACCTGATATGCGAGCATCAGGGGGTTCTCCTTTGAGTATTAGCAATAGTGACAGTTGGGAAGATGGATTCTTAACAAATCTACCAAACCCTGCATCTGTTCCCGCTTCATCAACAACTTATGGAAGTCAAAATCTAAGTAGCATGAATCGATTTTGTGATGAACATTTTTGTACACCTAATGATGTGCTGAAATTGAGACCTAAAAAATCCGATCAGAGAGGAAGTTCTTCACTCGTTGGTTTTAAAAGCAGTAATAACCAGCTTTACTCTAATTTGAGCGGGAAGGAAAACAACCTGTCTTCACAGGAAATTCACTTGAACCAAGACAGGACAAGGAAAGGTGTGCTTGCAAAAATGGCTGGTGAAGGAAATTTTAAACCTCTTTCTATTCCCAATTATATGGATGTGGATATGATGATGATAAATAATGAGGAGCTACCTCAGTTGTCAATGGCCAGTATAGCTGTAAAGGATCCTAAAGTGTCCAACAGTAATCTGCTGAAG GAAACATCATTCAGTCATCTTCAGGTAGATCGTGAACGGCTCACTTCTGTAAGAATTACAAAGGCTTTGCAACCATGTGCTGTTTCTGAACTCGAGCTTCCATTGAGAGTAAATGGTTCAGGATGTTCTGAAAGCCTAACTGGAGATCTTG AGCTCCATTCAAAAATTTTAACCTCCAAGCTAGGAGATCAATGTGCTGAGGCATCAGAAGTTCTTACTTCAAGTAATGACGATGACAGAGAAGTGTGTGAATTCTTTCAACAGGCTGGTCATCTAGAAGAGGAATTTATGGATGAAGAGGAGAGGGAGTACACCTACCTACTCGACATACTTATCTTTTCTGGTGTTCACAGTGCCAAGCAAGACAGTCTTCGTTATGCATGTTACTTACCAGAATATCCAGTGAACCCAAACTTATTTGAAAAGCTCGAAAAGAAGTACGGTAAGCTGGTTGCATGGTCACGGTCGGAAAGGAAGTTGATGTTTGATCTGTCAAACTCAATCGTGGCTGAGATCCTTGCTCCATGTATGGATCTGCATCCATGGGTTAATTCTACAGGAAGGATCGGACCCATGTGGGGTTCTGAGGGGCTTGTTGAGAAAACTTGGCAGATGTTGGTGAAAAAACGTATCGAGCTTGGTGCAGGTAACGCAGAAAAGAAAGTTCTGGATACAAAATGGTTTAATTTAGGAGGCAACATCGATGAGATAGGAAGGGAGATTGAGAGGACTCTGAAGGAGGAACTCTTGGAAGAACTTGTTGAAGAGTTCATCATAGGTTAG
- the LOC135622394 gene encoding uncharacterized protein LOC135622394 isoform X5, translated as MDKEIPKEAEIRWSSPSVIAKLMGLDEQPPVQVAHKRKKTINGYFQDIPSTGLQEKYLTREECLPWMSMAEHQEFKDVYEVIQRLKVERDRTKTDSSALPSFKQRKLNASKQWKSDVSFLGQNLLDAVHLPSDESLRISEKFTSELGNQDCTEHNFLNVFQEPDFLFRKYFHDSKRLAPSHLTSKKTIFKSSNGAKTESGEVYRSLKKKTDRFVHMQNGVFSSFRIPIAGKASRFLKVQNDSLSHKLARFASNNYQCIHPNHIVLLKHNIDKSRGSVHLRTPENFKFSHRRPSAQTGIREANIGRRDWLNFSHNSEAFHCKNKGSRELDREITELRESVSSSKMSIPVVEYNRFSREDSSCNISDMKSFCSPEGSSNHFNNWNSICFALAPSTEFIRSEARKNFSGNWKMAGNSKETVDCGKCSSVLAEMLALSDVVGQNSVSSSSKVHNVSVEKSTRPDMRASGGSPLSISNSDSWEDGFLTNLPNPASVPASSTTYGSQNLSSMNRFCDEHFCTPNDVLKLRPKKSDQRGSSSLVGFKSSNNQLYSNLSGKENNLSSQEIHLNQDRTRKGVLAKMAGEGNFKPLSIPNYMDVDMMMINNEELPQLSMASIAVKDPKVSNSNLLKETSFSHLQVDRERLTSVRITKALQPCAVSELELPLRVNGSGCSESLTGDLELHSKILTSKLGDQCAEASEVLTSSNDDDREVCEFFQQAGHLEEEFMDEEEREYTYLLDILIFSGVHSAKQDSLRYACYLPEYPVNPNLFEKLEKKYGKLVAWSRSERKLMFDLSNSIVAEILAPCMDLHPWVNSTGRIGPMWGSEGLVEKTWQMLVKKRIELGAGNAEKKVLDTKWFNLGGNIDEIGREIERTLKEELLEELVEEFIIG; from the exons ATGGATAAAGAGATACCAAAAGAAGCAGAAATAAGGTGGTCGTCGCCTAGTGTAATTGCAAAATTAATGGGTCTTGACGAACAGCCACCTGTACAAGTAGCCCATAAACGAAAGAAGACAATAAATGGTTATTTTCAAGATATACCATCTACAGGCTTGCAAGAGAAGTACCTAACCAGGGAGGAATGTTTGCCTTGGATGAGCATGGCTGAGCACCAAGAATTTAAGGATGTCTATGAAGTCATTCAAAGACTGAAAGTTGAGAGGGACAGGACAAAAACAGATAGCAGTGCATTGCCAAGTTTTAAACAACGCAAGCTTAATGCAAGCAAACAATGGAAAAGTGATGTAAGCTTTCTTGGCCAAAATTTATTGGATGCAGTGCATCTTCCAAGTGATGAATCACTTCGAATTTCTGAAAAATTTACCAGTGAGTTGGGGAACCAAGACTGCACTGAGCATAATTTTCTAAATGTCTTCCAGGAACCCGATTTCTTGTTCAGAAAGTATTTCCATGATTCAAAGCGGCTTGCACCCTCTCATTTAACAAGCAagaaaacaattttcaaatcatcaaatggtGCTAAGACAGAAAGTGGTGAAGTATATCGTTCATTGAAGAAGAAGACGGACAGGTTTGTTCATATGCAAAATGGTGTCTTTAGCTCTTTTCGGATACCCATTGCTGGTAAGGCTAGTCGATTTCTCAAGGTTCAGAATGATTCTCTTTCACATAAGTTAGCACGGTTTGCCAGCAACAATTACCAGTGTATCCATCCTAATCATATTGTTCTTTTGAAGCATAACATTGATAAATCCCGTGGAAGTGTTCATTTAAGAACCCCTGAGAATTTTAAGTTTTCTCACAGAAGACCATCCGCTCAAACTGGGATTCGAGAGGCCAACATTGGAAGAAGGGATTGGCTGAACTTTTCCCATAACTCGGAAGCTTTTCATTGCAAGAATAAAGGTTCCAGAGAACTAGATAGAGAGATTACAGAACTGAGAGAGTCTGTAAGCAGCAGTAAGATGAGCATACCAGTTGTGGAGTATAACAGATTCTCCAGGGAAGACAGCTCTTGCAATATCTCTGACATGAAGAGTTTCTGCAGCCCTGAAGGATCATCCAACCATTTTAATAACTGGAATAGCATATGTTTTGCCTTAGCTCCTTCAACTGAATTTATAAGAAGTGAAGCTAGAAAAAACTTCTCTGGGAACTGGAAGATGGCTGGTAACTCTAAGGAGACAGTAGACTGTGGTAAATGCTCAAGTGTTTTGGCTGAAATGCTTGCTTTATCTGATGTGGTAGGACAAAATTCAGTGTCCAGTTCATCGAAGGTTCATAATGTTTCAGTTGAGAAATCAACTAGACCTGATATGCGAGCATCAGGGGGTTCTCCTTTGAGTATTAGCAATAGTGACAGTTGGGAAGATGGATTCTTAACAAATCTACCAAACCCTGCATCTGTTCCCGCTTCATCAACAACTTATGGAAGTCAAAATCTAAGTAGCATGAATCGATTTTGTGATGAACATTTTTGTACACCTAATGATGTGCTGAAATTGAGACCTAAAAAATCCGATCAGAGAGGAAGTTCTTCACTCGTTGGTTTTAAAAGCAGTAATAACCAGCTTTACTCTAATTTGAGCGGGAAGGAAAACAACCTGTCTTCACAGGAAATTCACTTGAACCAAGACAGGACAAGGAAAGGTGTGCTTGCAAAAATGGCTGGTGAAGGAAATTTTAAACCTCTTTCTATTCCCAATTATATGGATGTGGATATGATGATGATAAATAATGAGGAGCTACCTCAGTTGTCAATGGCCAGTATAGCTGTAAAGGATCCTAAAGTGTCCAACAGTAATCTGCTGAAG GAAACATCATTCAGTCATCTTCAGGTAGATCGTGAACGGCTCACTTCTGTAAGAATTACAAAGGCTTTGCAACCATGTGCTGTTTCTGAACTCGAGCTTCCATTGAGAGTAAATGGTTCAGGATGTTCTGAAAGCCTAACTGGAGATCTTG AGCTCCATTCAAAAATTTTAACCTCCAAGCTAGGAGATCAATGTGCTGAGGCATCAGAAGTTCTTACTTCAAGTAATGACGATGACAGAGAAGTGTGTGAATTCTTTCAACAGGCTGGTCATCTAGAAGAGGAATTTATGGATGAAGAGGAGAGGGAGTACACCTACCTACTCGACATACTTATCTTTTCTGGTGTTCACAGTGCCAAGCAAGACAGTCTTCGTTATGCATGTTACTTACCAGAATATCCAGTGAACCCAAACTTATTTGAAAAGCTCGAAAAGAAGTACGGTAAGCTGGTTGCATGGTCACGGTCGGAAAGGAAGTTGATGTTTGATCTGTCAAACTCAATCGTGGCTGAGATCCTTGCTCCATGTATGGATCTGCATCCATGGGTTAATTCTACAGGAAGGATCGGACCCATGTGGGGTTCTGAGGGGCTTGTTGAGAAAACTTGGCAGATGTTGGTGAAAAAACGTATCGAGCTTGGTGCAGGTAACGCAGAAAAGAAAGTTCTGGATACAAAATGGTTTAATTTAGGAGGCAACATCGATGAGATAGGAAGGGAGATTGAGAGGACTCTGAAGGAGGAACTCTTGGAAGAACTTGTTGAAGAGTTCATCATAGGTTAG